The Temnothorax longispinosus isolate EJ_2023e chromosome 4, Tlon_JGU_v1, whole genome shotgun sequence genome has a window encoding:
- the LOC139811833 gene encoding uncharacterized protein: MAARLGAIGTRVCEENEYEGCRQLSGSGEAEEAVGSSGPRALTYSARNRAHVDHATVAGIRLLKQARRKQSVRIRRCMCLPSNYALVDFPVVWSELRVNQQLCDGVIRCPDQVFSVHRAILSAVSPYFKALFTNSLKGGKTETTEVVISVPGEIFSLILDYAYTGTCTVNADNVEQLLPLADQFEVLGIVQLCCQFLLQELRPENCLGIFKFARHYFCRDLEKQGRKYIRHHFKRILQESAEFKDLLCDELEAILRDDELNVKNEEIVFDAVKTWVEARVEERRVYLPRLLECIRYGLMSHKYFINNIANWKLVENDEACQQILLSVNAHLTEQELKQNGEIDLKNPIARPRVPYEILFAIGGWSAGSPTSFVETYDTRADRWFLSVNTDVTPRAYHGLCVLNNLIYMIGGFDGNEHFNTVRCFDPTTKTWRERACMYHARCYVTVCTHGGKIYALGGYNGRTRMSSGERYEPQRNQWEMIPSMHRQRSDASAAALHDKIYIVGGFNGQEVLDSAEVFDVETNQWTSINSMISPRSGVSLVAYRDSLYALGGFSGVARLSSGERYTPNHSDQWHEISEMFSPRSNFATVILDDMIFVIGGYNGSNTIAYVECYDADYNEWYDASPMNLSRSALSACVIAGLANAREYSYLGKARDLGQGQATSENREKSDQPDGEGSAGTNVIISAQEDEQMDVSEEVHVVGPTDGMADGIGNFYEEENGNDDKEMHEPLYVAHELD; encoded by the exons ATGGCCGCGCGTCTCGGCGCTATCGGGACTCGCGTCTGCGAAGAGAACGAATACGAGGGTTGCCGGCAGCTCAGCGGAAGCGGCGAAGCGGAGGAGGCTGTAGGAAGCTCGGGACCGCGCGCGTTGACCTACTCGGCGCGTAATCGGGCGCACGTGGACCACGCCACCGTCGCTGGTATCAGGCTCCTCAAGCAGGCCAGGCGAAAGCAGTCGGTGAGAATCAGGAGATGCATGTGTCTGCCGTCCAATTACGCCCTCGTGGACTTCCCCGTGGTCTGGTCCGAGCTCAG GGTTAACCAGCAGCTGTGCGACGGCGTCATAAGATGCCCGGATCAAGTCTTCTCAGTTCATCGCGCTATATTATCCGCGGTGAGCCCCTATTTCAAGGCCCTGTTCACCAACAGCCTGAAAGGCGGCAAAACCGAGACCACGGAAGTCGTTATTTCCGTCCCCGGTGAAATCTTCAGCCTGATCCTCGACTACGCCTACACGGGCACCTGCACCGTAAATGCCGATAATGTCGAACAATTATTGCCGCTGGCCGATCAATTCGAGGTCCTCGGAATCGTCCAGCTCTGTTGTCAGTTTTTGTTGCAGGAGCTACGACCGGAAAATTGTTTAG GTATTTTCAAATTTGCACGGCACTACTTCTGCCGCGACCTCGAGAAACAGGGCCGGAAGTACATACGTCATCACTTCAAGCGGATACTGCAGGAGAGCGCGGAGTTCAAGGATCTTCTTTGCGACGAGCTGGAAGCGATATTGCGCGACGACGAGCTCAATGTTAAAAACGAGGAGATCGTGTTTGACGCCGTCAAGACGTGGGTCGAAGCCAGAGTCGAGGAGAGACGGGTTTATTTACCGAGGTTGCTGGAATGTATACGTTACGGTCTCATGAGTCATAAGTATTTCATTAATAACATCGCCAACTGGAAGCTCGTCGAGAACGATGAA GCGTGCCAACAAATATTGCTCTCCGTGAACGCTCATCTAACCGAGCAAGAGTTGAAACAAAACGGCGAGATCGATCTAAAAAATCCTATTGCGAGACCGCGAGTGCCGTACGAAATTCTCTTTGCGATTGGCGGATGGAGTGCTGGTTCGCCCACCAGTTTTGTAGAGACTTACGACACAAG AGCTGACAGATGGTTTCTATCAGTGAACACTGATGTAACGCCGAGGGCTTATCACGGATTATGCGTCCTGAACAATCTCATCTATATGATCGGCGGATTTGACGGTAACGAGCATTTTAATACGGTACGATGTTTCGATCCGACGACTAAAACGTGGCGGGAACGAGCCTGCATGTATCATGCCAGGTGTTATGTCACCGTTTGTACACACG GCGGCAAGATTTATGCGCTCGGCGGATACAATGGTCGCACGAGAATGAGTTCTGGCGAGCGTTACGAGCCGCAGCGGAATCAATGGGAGATGATACCGTCCATGCATCGGCAACGATCGGACGCGAGCGCGGCCGCTCTGCACGACAAGATCTACATTGTCGGCGGCTTCAACGGCCAGGAGGTCCTCGACTCGGCGGAGGTCTTCGACGTGGAGACCAATCAGTGGACCAGCATCAATTCGATGATCAGCCCGCGATCCGGCGTCTCCTTAGTCGCCTATCGCGACAGTCTCTACGCCCTCGGCGGATTCAGCGGCGTCGCGAGACTGAGCTCCG GGGAACGTTACACTCCAAATCACTCGGACCAATGGCACGAAATCTCAGAGATGTTTAGCCCACGCAGCAATTTCGCCACGGTGATCCTCGACGATATGATTTTCGTTATCGGCGGCTACAATG GATCCAACACAATCGCGTACGTCGAGTGCTACGACGCGGATTACAACGAATGGTACGATGCATCTCCTATGAATCTCAGTCGCAGCGCGCTCAGTGCCTGTGTGATAGCGGGTTTAGCGAACGCACGGGAGTACTCCTATCTGGGCAAAGCGCGAGATCTCGGCCAAG GCCAAGCGACATCGGAGAATCGGGAAAAGTCCGATCAGCCTGATGGCGAGGGTTCTGCCGGGACTAACGTCATAATCTCGGCGCAGGAGGATGAGCAAATGGATGTTAGCGAGGAGGTGCACGTTGTTGGCCCCACCGATGGTATGGCCGACGGTATCGGAAATTTTTACGAGGAGGAGAACGGCAACGATGACAAGGAGATGCACGAACCGTTGTACGTTGCACATGAGCTCGATTGa